The nucleotide window aaatgtaatggatgagatatctgaagtgattttcactattataGTTCTtgcctccacattgcaatggatgggacatataaagacatgcacCAGAGGAGGGAGATTTCCCAGGAGGCTTAGTTACCCtgtgatgggttataatctcatccaggtgGTGGGAAGGATTTTCTAATGGAGCCTAATACCTCCtggatgattttttaatatttgtaactcttcagcttaatcCACCCTTCCACAAGAATGATctaaattcttggtgacattttataCTAAAAAAGTTTTCATCAGtagtacagaggtttgtgtttttctgggctcctctgccaaattttggaattatggcagtaatagactttgttaaaaatatctcaaccaaggttgaaagattggctagatctagagaacttgtgacaagtatccatgagcttcaaaggtgttgttgtttttttttaatgtcacacagcaactcatgtgaatcctaatgagagtgggtttgtttgctattatcattaaaTGGGCTTTTATGATTTGtaggactttggtacttctttgaatgtgcattgcctgctgtactactgttttataaagctgttacttggtgaaaatcatttgcactcacattgtggATCACGgacaagttaaaaaggaaatggatctcagttTTGGATGAGAATTTTGCCTCTACTTGGCTAACACAGGGTGCCACTGAttatgaactatatattttttatttttttaattttattattgtttttccttgtatatgCAAcggagtatttgagttttcttttttctttcatttattgtacttgaagcacatgttgcCAGTAttaatgggttttttttattttgcactaggataagtttaaaatgtccattagccctaatgtcaatgcatacccaacaGCTTTAGAGTTTAGACTATGTAAACCTgccattgatttttaaatattatgggactttgattaataattgtgtctgattccaggagaaaggatcacaaaagagccactgcacagtgccaaggatgGCAAAGTTAACCTGCCCAGTGCCAATGAGTGCAAGATCAAAGAGActaaccaatcccagtgggattgatgagattctgcgccaagacaggggacttgaacttattttggggAAGCAGCTGTTTGCAAAGTCAGACACAGGATTCCCTCATGCCAGATCCAcacttctaccaagtacctcagtcTAGTGACCATTCTGGTtcctctatccctgagagcaaaggtaaaatcagaccagggaatgctatttcccatctgtttcaaaatctagtccttttcctGTCTTTTATAGTGTGGTAATTTTCTGTGGTCCTAGTTGCTGATTgagtaagtgcataattgctactatAGGCTTGtgagacataaatcactttaatctgTCCCTGTTTCAAGGGCCTGTTATAggcttatttttccttacttagaattcttatacataagactttaatattttatatttcatccagatgttattttttctcttttatttggatttttgaaatttcttttaaaaattgattcatatacctcatgacTCAGCCATATATCCCGGGGTTATCCATGTATTTGTCAACAcattcctggggtgggggaggggggattgtattattatcctataatgcaaagtttaaattcttttgagagtaattttaggataagaaatttgctatctccccaaatcaagaaagtgaactgtttggaaaaggtgccatgaagatgcctgcagaaaccacacaatccagaatgaactttgggatatggtgatttgaatTATGggagggttgaatgcatttgttttgaatgtatacttacaccaaaggggactgcccccaaattgtttttttgtcaatgcacctagcaatcattgggtttttttctttttctcttttatttccctcttatccccaaattattgtaaaataattaaagaatgcaatattgtatgtacctctagttaaaaaTCTCTAGGGATATAAGTTGGTTAATTCCATGGAGAAACTAAgaatgtaaatctgggagatttatACATGCTCATTTTCCATTGGAATGACAGGGGGGGTTGTGtgattagaattttgtaccccaggactccatttcccagaatcccacttttaTCCTCATGCtacatccttacattttggagataaagtttctgtaaccccacctcctcttctcttttttccccactaATGTGGTCATGAAAAACTTCTCTTCACTCaggttctttctatttcttctacttcaagtgattattgataaatcttataaaatataacccttggagttattggatattaattttaatcttacataatCCAGAACAAGTTGCTAACCATttcagggaggggaaaaggagggggaaaagggagatgaCATAGTTTGTATAATTTTGCAAAACATacactaaaaaaaatttatatacatatgtaattatgaaaaaatatataaaaaataaataaaaaataaaaaatatgttgaaAGGTCTCCAAGACCAgtcatctcttcttttctcacttCACTTCACTGCTTTGGATTGAATTCCATCATTCCTCTGAGGTGGGTACCTTCATACTCCCTTGTCACCcttcttttgtgtattgtctgTCTCCATTAAgctggtttggtttggtttggttttaagcccttaacccttctgtcttagaactgatactaaatagcACTTTTAAGGCAGAAGATTACATAAATGGGATCAAATGAGtggcccaggatcacccagccaggaagtgtctgagaccaaatttgaaccaggacctcctgcctccaaatCTGGCTCTCCATGCACTGGACCACCTAGTTGACTTTCTCTTCATTAAAGTCTAACCTTCTTCAGAGCAGTGActagatttctttttcatattagtatctgcagcacttagcacagggtctAGTTCCCATCTTTATCAGATTAGTGTCTTCATAGCAGGACCAATTTCCAGAAAGTCTATTGTTGCTATGTTTCACCCAGCACACACAATAGTAGTGGTGgcgagttgttgttgttgttgttgttgttgttgttgttgttgttgtttgtattTAGCCAATTCGAAAAGCACCAAAAAAACTGGCTTCTTTGTCCATATCAACCAATTTCTCATTGCTGACAGAGACAAagatcctctctttctccctgaaCTCAAACACTCCACCTTGATATATGGAATACAGTCCATATTCTGAATCTTTAGACCAACAGGTAGTCATTGCACTTTTCAAGAGTAGGATGGGTTCTGGGTAACTTGTCACTTTGTAAATGTACTGGACCAACTGTTTGGATTGTTTACTCTTCTCTCCATTCAAAGTCGACACAGAACTTTCTTCTGACTCTTGGAATCGAAAGTAGGTTTGggaatagatataataatatccAGGTTGGGAAACGATGAGTTCACCATCCAACAAGTCCATGTTATGTTGGAATGAATGTCCTTTCCTTGAAGATTCCCAGTACCTGATTTTCCAGCCCAAAGTGCTCCCAGGCATCAAAGCTAGACAatttgaaaaagagagaaaagtgttCATAAAAGTTGCTACTAGAGTACAAACAACCAATTCATTAATCTCAAGAACATTTTGATTTTTGTAATAtgaaaataactgacatttacattaatatttgctaagcacttttcaCATAATAATCCATATGATGCTCACAAAATCTTTGTGAAATAGTCACTATTATAAGCCCATTTCTTATGTAAGAAAATTGAGCCTGgggtaagttaagtgacttccccagagtcacaaatCTATTAAATATACAGAATGGTATTTGAACTCCAGTTTTCCTACCTCCAAATCCAGCAtgctattcactgtgccaccttccCCCTGAAAACTAACACTTTGCATCTGCCAGAAAGCTTCCTTTTACTCTAACACTGGACCCTTAGAAATCAGACTCCATAACCTGGTCCAAAGGTGAATTATTCCAGCATTTGAAGCAATaataagggaaatgataaattaaCTTTAAATGAAAAGGAGAATTTTTCACATCCTGTCAGTCATTTattcacatttattaagcatctactatatgtcaggcactgcactaagtactagagatacaaaaagagtcaaaagatagtccttgaaCTCAAGGCGCTCATAATCCAGTGTGGAAAAGAACGAGCAAACAGAAAGGTACAAACAAGATCTAAACAGGACACATACAAAAGGGAAGACATAAGACTCTACAATTAAGAGGGGGTGgcaaagacttcctgtagaaggtagaatttgatgtggaacttgaaggaagccagggaagccaataAGTAGagctaaggagagagagagtcagagaaaatacccagagcCAAGTGACGGACTGTCTTGTTTATAGAACAACCTGAAGACCATGGTCATGGCAACATAGAGTACAAGATAAGGAGTTAGATAGCAAACAACTCTGACGGAATACTActatgatccaggaaaattctgagggacttatgaaagagaaaaaactgtgggagtaggaatgcagatgaaagcattcaatttatcacttgtttacttgggcatatgatttggggtttgggttttatgagattatttacttacaaaaatgaataatacggaaatatgtttcgcatgataatacatgtatatcccagattgaattgtttgttaGCTGggttgtggggagggaagaagagaagtagacaatttggatcatataactttaaaaaacttttatggaaatttgttattaaaataaaaaataaattacaaagaaagaaaagctgtaagaagattggaaagtgGCGTGCATGAGGCTTGGGTGAGGAAcagtttggggtttggggttttttttcaccTTTACCTTTTAGGTATTGGtctcaaggcagaaaagtggtaaaggctaagcaattgagtTTCCCAAGCCAATTTCCCCActcaactaggaaatgtctgaggccagatttgaaccaggtagGTCGTCCCAtctccagacccagctctctatccactgggccacctagttgccccttgaaTGTTAAATAGGCTTTCGTATTTTATCTTACAGGAGATAGAAAGTCCCTGGAATTTGATGAGAAGTGGGGAGATTTGGACTGACCTGTGCTTCAGAAAAAGCACTGTTagctgaatagaggatggactagagtgAACTTGCTCTTCGTTTTAGATAGCTGTCACTTACCATTTTAAGAAAGGTTCCATTTACTGGTATgccttctagtgttttaaataggaatcgGTGTATTTTGTCAAACATTTTTTCTGTAACTATTGACATCATCATAATTTTGTGGGGTTTGTTACTAATGTGGTAAATTATGCTTATAGCTTTCCTAATACTTAACCGGCTCTGAATTTCTGGTACAcatctcacctggtcatagtgaatggaCTGGATGACACTGGATGAGGATGGactggagagacttgaggcaggcagaccccaCCACCCAGTAGacattgcaatagttcaggtaaGAAGTGATAAGAACTTTTACCAGGAGAGTGTACCAGCGTCAGAGGAAAGAAGGCGTATATTCAAGAAATGATGCCAAGATGAAATCAAGAGGTTGAATATGGGAGGTAAGAGAGTATGGGGAGTGATGAAAGGACACCCAAGTTGTGGACCATGGGAGACTGGGAGGATGATGCTACCCTCAACCGTAAGAGGAAAGCTTCAGGCAGGAGGgggcttggggaaaagataatgagttcaatttgcatgttttgagtttaagatgtcaacTGGTTATCCAGAtgaagatgtctgaaaggcagttggagatgagcAACTAGAGGTCATCAGAGAAGTTGGAACAGGATAAGAAGTTCTGAGAATTATCAgtataaagatgataattaaatccatgggagctgaggaGATCATATCCATATAGAAGATTGGGAAACTTCCATATCAAGGATCAGAAAGAATATCTGTTTCCCGAATCACCACCCTCCCTTTCTTACTGATACTTCAAAGTCTATGATCAGTGGATAAAGACATTCATTCCTTTGTTTAAAAAGGCTccaaaggggcagctaagtggctcaatggattgagagccaggtttacagatgagaggtccttggttcaaatctgacctcagacacatcctagctgtgtgaccctgggaaagtcatttaacctcattccctaccccttatcattcttctgccttagaaccaatatgcagtattcattctaagacagaagataaggattttttttaaagactccaaaatgaaaaaaagcccACTCCAATTATTGAGTTATATGCTCCATGATATATCAATAGCTGATCGATCATGTATTGGCTATGGGTTTGATGTGATCTATGAAATGAGTGTGAGGAGAAcatgaggaaggagaaataaggatatagaaaaagtaaactgaatgggaatagaaaggaatatgccttttttcatcagtacatggcaccttcacaaaaataaacacaaattagAGCATAAATACCTCACAAACACATGCAGAAAAGCAGAGATATTAAATGCACACTTTTCAAACCATAATGCAATATCAATTAATTCCAATAAAGGGTCTTGGAAGCATAGATTaaaataactggaaactaaataatctaatcctagagaatgagtgggtcaaaaaataaatcatagagaTAATCAATCATATTATTAAAGATAATAACATCCATAagacagcatatcaaaatttGTGAGACAGTCAAATTTGtatcttaaaatatttacatcaataaaagagaataaGTAGATTAATAAATTGGTCAGGCAACTAAAAGTAAACTAGAAAAAGCACAAAATTTAAAtctccaattaaataccaaaagagaaattatgaaatgatattgaaaatttggttttaatttcataaaaaaatagaatgtgattttaggtgaaaaacaataaaatagataaactattGGTTAacctgatttaaaaaagaaagaagtgtaatagatagatattcctgagggtgtatattgattgatgctggataactaatggatcaaggttttgcctaccctcctccctttacctcccacttcagaagcctttcaacttcccctccccctttcccttcaaccttcttctaagtcactcagggcaaactatgatgctttagaaaaaatactcttttctcttctttaactcaattAAGGGTtgattggggaagacaggaaaggatggagaataaggtaagagggatagggttccctattctctaaaatgagagttaagaggatattggggaaatggcaatcagtcactagcagAGACAGTCAGGGAGATAAGAGGACAacagtctttcttcttcttctctgtcaATCAACCAGATAAGTATTAGAGATACAAATTAGCTTCTTCATCACCATCAGCCACACCAGCCAAAAGCctcagcttcttctccaccacaCTGTCAGAAGCCAAAAACTTAGTCCACCAAGCCTCTCAGCCCAGTTCAGAGTGGCTTGGCTCCAATtgtttttcccagtaacattccaaaaggaatgtttCTTTTGACTGATAGATGATATCCTTTGCATGaatgtatattctctcttttacagaagaaaacaaaattaccagtatcaaagataatgtaccaccaatgaagatgaaatgaaagcaattattaggaactattttgtcTGGTTGCCAATAAAACTGATCATCTAAATGGACGATTACAATAGTCTCCTACTGGACCTCCCTACCTCAAATTACCCCATTTTCTAATCTGTCCTTCATCTAGCTGCCAGTCATCCAACTCCACCTTCAAGGTCTGGCCTGCTCAAAAATTTCAATGGCTCCTATTGTACCTAGGATGACCTAGGATGCTCCTTAGCCTGGGATCTCAGATGCTCCAGATCAAACTCCTACttacctttccagcctcatttcACATATCTCCCTTTCATCCATTCTATTTTCCAGTGTGTACTATCAGTTGTTCACTGAGCTCTAATGTCCTTGGGAATATACAGGGCTCCCCCTATGGCTTGAATATACAATTTTCTCAGGTCTACAGAATTCAGCCTTCAGAAA belongs to Monodelphis domestica isolate mMonDom1 chromosome 8, mMonDom1.pri, whole genome shotgun sequence and includes:
- the TNFSF10 gene encoding tumor necrosis factor ligand superfamily member 10 isoform X2, with the protein product MSLTTPSLHGGLSPAQACGLVVSFSLLIQTFLTAATYFYFTNELKQLAQLQEANSQSGLHCLTKEYLGAMMGNSDPSSTTEPIDSVCLQVKWHLQQLIKKELLTIYEDSSTRQALMPGSTLGWKIRYWESSRKGHSFQHNMDLLDGELIVSQPGYYYIYSQTYFRFQESEESSVSTLNGEKSKQSKQLVQYIYKVTSYPEPILLLKSAMTTCWSKDSEYGLYSIYQGGVFEFREKERIFVSVSNEKLVDMDKEASFFGAFRIG
- the TNFSF10 gene encoding tumor necrosis factor ligand superfamily member 10 isoform X1; amino-acid sequence: MSLTTPSLHGGLSPAQACGLVVSFSLLIQTFLTAATYFYFTNELKQLAQLQEANSQSGLHCLTKEYLGAMMGNSDPSSTTEPIDSVCLQVKWHLQQLIKKELLTIYEDSSTRQGKRQNNVSGAREGFNQSAIQSVAAHLTINRQISPPFSRTLMPGSTLGWKIRYWESSRKGHSFQHNMDLLDGELIVSQPGYYYIYSQTYFRFQESEESSVSTLNGEKSKQSKQLVQYIYKVTSYPEPILLLKSAMTTCWSKDSEYGLYSIYQGGVFEFREKERIFVSVSNEKLVDMDKEASFFGAFRIG